The following is a genomic window from Desulfatirhabdium butyrativorans DSM 18734.
GCTACGACATCAACTGCGGGGTGCGGCTGTGCACGACAGCCATCCGGGCTGCAGAAATCCGGCCCAAACTGCAGCAGATTGTCGATGCGCTCTATCGAGACATTCCCTGCGGCGTCGGTTCCACAGGCTCCATCCGGTTGTCGAACAGGGACCGGAAAGCCGTTCTGGAGCAGGGAAGCCGCTGGGCGCAGCGACACGGCATGGCCGAGCCGGAAGACATCGAACATACCGAAGACGGCGGGTGCATGGCAGGGGCCCATCCGGAAGATGTCAGCGATCGGGCCATGGAACGCGGAAAGGATCAGCTCGGGACCTTGGGCGCCGGGAACCATTTCCTGGAAATCGGGGTGGTGGACCGGATATTCGATCCGAATACCGCCGATGCCTTCGGGCTTGTGGAAGGGGGCATGACCCTGATGTTGCATTCCGGCTCCAGGGGACTCGGCTATCAAGTCTGCGACGATTACCTTGCGATGATGATTCGGGCAAGCGCCAAATACGGCATTTCCCTTCCGGATCGGCAACTGGCTTGCGCACCGCTCGTTTCTGAGGAGGCCAGGCGCTATCTGTCCGCCATGGCCTGCGCGGCAAACTACGCGTGGGCAAACCGCCAGATTTTGATGCATCTTGCCCGGGAATCCCTGATGCGGGTGCTGGCCATCAGCCCGAAAGGTCTCGGTTTCAGACTGTTGTACGATGTCTGCCACAATATCGCCAAAAAGGAAGTTCACGTCCTGGATGGCAAACTCCGGACGGTATGCGTGCATCGCAAGGGGGCCACCCGTGCTTTTGCCCCGGGAAGCGATCTGTTGCCCGAGGCGTACCGCAAAACCGGTCAGCCCGTCATCGTTCCCGGAGACATGGGAAGGGAGAGTTACGTTCTGGTCGGAACGGAGAAAGCCATGACCGACACCTTCGGTTCGACGTGCCACGGCGCCGGAAGGCTGCTCAGCCGATCGGCTGCTCAGAAAGCATCCAAAGGCAGATCCATCGACCGGGAACTCGCCCAAAAAGGGGTTCTGGTCCGCTGGACAGGTCGTTCGACCCTGGCCGAGGAAATGCCGGAAGCCTATAAGCATGTATCGGATGTCGTCGATGTCGTGGATGGTGCAGGCATTTCCCGCAAGGTCGCCCGCCTTCGCCCTCTTGGCGTCATCAAGGGCTAACTTCGGGTAATGCACTGAACTATGGAAAGGGAAACCCATTGAACATTGTTGAAGCGGTCATCCTGGGCATTGTCCAGGGATTGACGGAATTCCTGCCGGTCAGCAGCTCCGGCCATCTCGTGCTGCTCCAAAATTTGTTCGGCCTGAAGGAGGCCGAGCTTGTCTTCGATGTCAGCGTTCATGTCGGGACCATTTTAGCCGTCCTCATTTTCCTCCGGAAGGAAATATCCGCTATCCTCGGGAGCCTCTGGAACACGGGATCGCTCTGGCTGAAGGGCAGGATCAACGGTGCAGTCGCCTGGCAAATCCCCGAAATCCGGCTGACGGTTCTCGTTGTCGTAGGCTCCGTTCCAACCGGTATTTTGGGCCTCGCCTTTCACAAGATCGCAGAAACGCTCTTTTCGACCGTTTTGATCGTTTCGATCGACCTGATGATCACCGGCATCCTGCTTGCCCTGACCCGATTTGCCGGAAAGTGGGGCAGAAAGGCGGACCGGATGACCATCCGGGACGGGCTTGTCATCGGACTGGTTCAGGGCATCGCCATCATGCCCGGCATCTCCCGATCCGGCTCCACCATTTCAGCCGCCGTTTTCATGGGAATCGAACAGGAGACGGCAACCCGTTTCAGTTTTCTCTTGTCCATTCCCGCCGTGATCGGTGCAGCGCTCTTGAGCCTCAAGGGCCTGGATCAAATATCCGCAGCGCACCTCGGTCTCATTGCTGCGGGAATGGTGTCTTCCGCTCTGGTCGGTTATGTGTCGCTTGGCTTTCTCGTGAAGATTGCCCGGCAAGGCAAACTCTATCTCTTTGCGCCGTATTGCATTCTGGTAGGTGTCGCGGGACTGGTCTGGCTTCGATAGCCGGACAAGGTGCGGTTGCCATCGGAGAGGTGTGCTTTCCAGCTACCTCTATCCCGTAGCATATAGCCCCTAACCTATTGCCCATAACCCATAACCCATAACCCATTACCCATAGCCCATAGCCCATAACCCATTGCCTATCGCCTTTTTATACCGAAAGGACAACGGATGAATCCCCAAATGTTTCGGGAATACGATATTCGCGGCATTGCCGGAAAGGACATGAAGGAAGAAGATGTATACACCATCGGCCGGGCCATCGGCACGTATTTGCAGCGCCGGGGCGCCGAACGAATCAGCGTCGGCAGGGATTGCCGGCTGAGCTCCGATGCCTACGCCGAGCGGATCATCGCCGGATTGACGGCCTCGGGATGCGGGGTCACAGACATCGGCGTATGTCCGACCCCCCTGCTGTATTTTTCCATTCCGCATCTGCAGCAGGACGGCGGGGTCATGGTCACGGCAAGCCACAATCCGGCCGAATACAACGGTTTCAAAATCTGCCTCGGATCCGATTCCGTACACGGAAAGGATATTCAGAACATCCGGGCACTTGCGGAAAGCGGGGATTTTGTTGTCGGAGCGGGAAGTTGCATCCAAACGACCATTCTTCAGGACTATCTCGATCATATCGCAGGCGGGATCCGCATCCAAAGACCGCTTCGAATCGCCATCGATGCCGGAAACGGAACGGCCGGAGCCGTTGCCCTGCCGCTGCTCAAGCGTCTGGGTATGGATGTGCATGCCCTGTATTGCGAGATGGACGGCACCTTTCCCAACCATGAAGCCGACCCGACCGTGTTGAAGAATATGAACGATTTGATTGCCCTGGTGCGGGCCGAGAAACTCGATGTCGGCATCGGTTTTGACGGGGACGGAGACCGGATCGGGGTAGTGGATGAACAGGGAAGAATCATTTATGGCGACCGGCTGATGATTCTCTATGCCCGGGAAATTCTTGCCAGAAAGCCCGGTGCGACTTTCATCTCCGAGGTCAAATGCTCCCAGGTTCTCTACGACGAGATCGAGCGGCTCGGCGGAAAAGCCGTCATGTGGAAGACGGGGCATTCGCTCATCAAGAAAAAAATGAAGGAAACCCATGCCGAGCTTGCCGGCGAGATGAGCGGTCACATGTTCTTTGCCGATCGCTATTTCGGTTACGACGATGCCGTATATGCCGCATGCCGGCTTCTGGAAATTCTTTCCGGTGCAGGAAGCGCGCTTTCGGATCTGCTTTCCGATCTGCCGCAGACCTGCAACACGCCGGAAATCCGCGTGGAATGCCCGGACCATCTCAAATTCGATGTGGTCCAGCGGCTTTGTGACGAATTTCGGAAGCACTATCCGGTCATCGATATCGACGGGGCCCGGGTGTTGTTCGACGGCGGATGGGGCCTTGTCCGTGCCTCCAACACCCAGCCGGCACTGGTGCTGCGCTTCGAGGCGGACAGCGAACAGCGGCTTGCCGAAATCCGGGATATCGTGGAAGGCAGGCTTCGGGAAGTGGCCGGGTGAAAGAACTCGGATGGCAGACGACAATCAAAACACAGGGAGGAATCCATTGAATATCCAGGCCATGATCGATCAGGTTAAGCGGCATCCCGAAGCCGAAAAAATCGGGATGATTCTGTGTCACAACGGGGTTGTTCGTGCCACCGCCAGAGACGGCCGGGCCGTGAGTGGGCTTCGCATTGCCGTGGATCACGAAAAATTGCGGGAAGTCGTTGCCGAAAAGAAGAAGACACCGGGAATTGTCGAAATTCTGGTGGAAATCGTGGAGGGCAAGGACCTTGCGGTTGGGGATGACGTGATGGGGCTTGTGGTTGCAGGGGATATCCGGGAGACCGTAATTGCGGTGCTGCGGGACACCCTTGAAACGATCAAGACCGTGGTGACGCAAAAGAGGCAGTATTTTGTTGAATGAACGATGCCTCTCCTTGGGGCGGGGTGATGAGTCGCTTGCGCTCCAGAATCGCGCTGATCTGCGCTTCGCTCAGGGTATTACTCTCGATGGCCAGCGAGCCGTGGATGGTGCGGATGCGGTTGATGCGCCGCAGCCGCAAGGCTCTGGCCTGATCGGTGAGCACGGTCAATCGCCCGATGGCCTCGCTGATACCCGATTCAGGATCTCGGGGATGATCGTGTAGAGCGGCTGGTAGGTGGAGGAATTACTCATGACTGGTTCCTCCGCTTGGCGGTGCGAACGCGGAATAACCGTTCGGTGAAGCCGCCTTTGTTTTCAAAATCCTGCGCCAGGCGTTCGACCTGGCGGTCGAGGAGGGCACAGGCCACTGCCAGCAAGGTCAGGGCTGCGTTGGCGGAAAGCTCGGGATAGATCTTGGTGGACAGTATGGAGGTTGTGGACTCGGTGGACGAATCGGGTTCTGGCCCACACTGTCCACTCGTTCCACAAAGTCTACCTTTTTTCGCCACCGCCACCACCCAGGCCGCCACCTCGTCGGCAGTCGTGCAACGCCGGTCGATCAGCCCCTGCCGCAGCGGATTTTCCCGCTCCCACTGCGCCAGTCCCCGCTGCCTCAGAAAATCTTCATAGTCGAGCTTCAACTCCTCCAGACTGGCGAGGGCCACTTGGGTGAGCTTGAGTTCGGTCTTCTTTGATGTCGCCGAAGCCTGCGAGCCTTCGGCAATGTTCTGCACCCCGCTGCGCGCTGCCTGCACCATCTGATCCCGCGTGCGGCTGAATTTGTCGATATAGCGGTCGCAAAACCGCACCGTCACGTCGTAAACCAGTCGCGCCAACTGAAAGCTCTTGAGTTTGCGGTAACCACCGTGTTTGGGGATCAGCTCAGACATCGTTCATTTCTCATACGACGGCACGAAGAAAAACGAATGGCTCACGCGAAGGCGCGTGAAGACAATATGCACACAAAAGGCCTTGAATTGCGTTCTCGCCAGTTTGAAGGGAACCGTTTTGCTGTTTTCCCAGCGGTTGATCGTGGAAAAGCCCACGCCCAGTTCATGGGCCAGCTCTCCCTGGTTGAGCCCCAGTTGCTGGCGGACTTCTTTGACCGTCTCTGCAAAATTTTCCGGTGCCCTTGCCATATCGGTTGGCCTCAATTCCTGGGGCGCCACCAATTCATCGGCGGCGAGCGAACGCAATTTGCCCAACGTAGAATTACGACCCTTACAAATAGCAGGTGACAACGCATGTGAAAAGCGAGAAATTGGCGCTTGTCCTTGGAGGGTGTGGCGACCTGATGCAAAACAGCCTCGTATTTTCACGAATGGGAATCGAATCGGCCTACCTGTCCGGCAGCTCCGTGCCGCGACTCATAATCTCGATGTAGCCCGTATA
Proteins encoded in this region:
- a CDS encoding RtcB family protein, whose product is MSPSFQQLDEYRIEIPATGNMRVPGIVYARIDMLEKGDGEQALQQVRNVACLPGILKASLAMPDMHWGYGFPIGGVAAFDWDTGVVSPGGVGYDINCGVRLCTTAIRAAEIRPKLQQIVDALYRDIPCGVGSTGSIRLSNRDRKAVLEQGSRWAQRHGMAEPEDIEHTEDGGCMAGAHPEDVSDRAMERGKDQLGTLGAGNHFLEIGVVDRIFDPNTADAFGLVEGGMTLMLHSGSRGLGYQVCDDYLAMMIRASAKYGISLPDRQLACAPLVSEEARRYLSAMACAANYAWANRQILMHLARESLMRVLAISPKGLGFRLLYDVCHNIAKKEVHVLDGKLRTVCVHRKGATRAFAPGSDLLPEAYRKTGQPVIVPGDMGRESYVLVGTEKAMTDTFGSTCHGAGRLLSRSAAQKASKGRSIDRELAQKGVLVRWTGRSTLAEEMPEAYKHVSDVVDVVDGAGISRKVARLRPLGVIKG
- a CDS encoding undecaprenyl-diphosphate phosphatase, giving the protein MNIVEAVILGIVQGLTEFLPVSSSGHLVLLQNLFGLKEAELVFDVSVHVGTILAVLIFLRKEISAILGSLWNTGSLWLKGRINGAVAWQIPEIRLTVLVVVGSVPTGILGLAFHKIAETLFSTVLIVSIDLMITGILLALTRFAGKWGRKADRMTIRDGLVIGLVQGIAIMPGISRSGSTISAAVFMGIEQETATRFSFLLSIPAVIGAALLSLKGLDQISAAHLGLIAAGMVSSALVGYVSLGFLVKIARQGKLYLFAPYCILVGVAGLVWLR
- a CDS encoding phosphomannomutase/phosphoglucomutase, whose product is MNPQMFREYDIRGIAGKDMKEEDVYTIGRAIGTYLQRRGAERISVGRDCRLSSDAYAERIIAGLTASGCGVTDIGVCPTPLLYFSIPHLQQDGGVMVTASHNPAEYNGFKICLGSDSVHGKDIQNIRALAESGDFVVGAGSCIQTTILQDYLDHIAGGIRIQRPLRIAIDAGNGTAGAVALPLLKRLGMDVHALYCEMDGTFPNHEADPTVLKNMNDLIALVRAEKLDVGIGFDGDGDRIGVVDEQGRIIYGDRLMILYAREILARKPGATFISEVKCSQVLYDEIERLGGKAVMWKTGHSLIKKKMKETHAELAGEMSGHMFFADRYFGYDDAVYAACRLLEILSGAGSALSDLLSDLPQTCNTPEIRVECPDHLKFDVVQRLCDEFRKHYPVIDIDGARVLFDGGWGLVRASNTQPALVLRFEADSEQRLAEIRDIVEGRLREVAG
- a CDS encoding molybdenum cofactor biosynthesis protein MoaE, whose translation is MNIQAMIDQVKRHPEAEKIGMILCHNGVVRATARDGRAVSGLRIAVDHEKLREVVAEKKKTPGIVEILVEIVEGKDLAVGDDVMGLVVAGDIRETVIAVLRDTLETIKTVVTQKRQYFVE
- a CDS encoding four helix bundle suffix domain-containing protein, whose protein sequence is MSELIPKHGGYRKLKSFQLARLVYDVTVRFCDRYIDKFSRTRDQMVQAARSGVQNIAEGSQASATSKKTELKLTQVALASLEELKLDYEDFLRQRGLAQWERENPLRQGLIDRRCTTADEVAAWVVAVAKKGRLCGTSGQCGPEPDSSTESTTSILSTKIYPELSANAALTLLAVACALLDRQVERLAQDFENKGGFTERLFRVRTAKRRNQS
- a CDS encoding helix-turn-helix domain-containing protein, whose amino-acid sequence is MKIRGCFASGRHTLQGQAPISRFSHALSPAICKGRNSTLGKLRSLAADELVAPQELRPTDMARAPENFAETVKEVRQQLGLNQGELAHELGVGFSTINRWENSKTVPFKLARTQFKAFCVHIVFTRLRVSHSFFFVPSYEK